Within Pseudomonas sp. LBUM920, the genomic segment GCGCTGAGGTGGCGATCGGAAAGTTCATGATGACGGGCCAGCACCTGTTCGCCGTCCAGGCGCAACTGCGGCTTGGGCGCATCCAGGGTCCAGCTCCAGTCATTGCGCGCCCACACCTGGGGCAACACCTGCAGGCGCGTCGGCTGGTCCGAGCGGTTATGCACGGTGACGCGCATGAAAATATCGTCGGGCTGATGCTTGGCGTATTCGACGCTGACATCGCAGTAGCGGTTGTCTTCGAACACGCCCGTGTCGAGGATTTCGTACTCGGCATCCGCAAGCCCACGGCGCGCGTTTTCGGTGGTCAGGTCGGCGTAGGGAAAGGCCGCATGCGGGTATTTGTAGAGCATGCGCATGTAGGCATGACTGGGTACGCCGTCGACGAAAAAGTACAGTTCCTTGACGTCTTCACCGTGGTTGCCCTCGGCGTTATTCAAGCCGAACAACCGCTCCTTGAGGATCGTGTCGCGCTCGTTCCACAGCGCCAGGCCCAGGCACCAGCGTTGCGCCTTGTCGCTGAAACCGGCCAGGCCATCTTCGCCCCAGCGATAGGCACGGCTGCGCGCGTGGTCATGCGGGAAGTAGGCCCAGGCATCGCCGTCTGCGCTGTAGTCTTCGCGCACCGTGCCCCATTGGCGTTCACTCAAGTACGGGCCCCACTCGCGCCAACGCTCGGCCTCTGGCGTCGCCAGGCGTTGGCCTTCAATCGTTTCAAGGATGTTGGTTACGGGTGTGGCCGTCATTGGGTCCTCCATCACTGACACAGTGACGGGCAGTGTAGAACCCATCCCCGCTCGGATGCACATGAAGTCTCATCCACCCCGGCAAAAAAAAGAGGCCGCTGATCAGGCGGCCTCGGTTTTTTCAACGCGGTAAACGTGCGAGCGTGCTTAGAAGATCGCGTAGGTGTAGTTGAAGATCAGGCGGGTTTGATCCTGATCCGCGGTGCCGGTGTTGTGACCGTGATAAGTACCGGTCCGGAAGGTAGTGCCGAAGCCTTTGAGCGGGCCTGCCTGCACGACGTAATCCAGGCGGAAGTCGGTTTCATTTTCTTTCTGGTCAGGGCCGCCGGCGACTTTGGACTTGATGTCCGTACCGTCCAGGTAAGCCACCGAAGCTTTCAGGCCGGGTACGTAGGCCTTGAAGTCATACGAATACTGACCAAAGTTGACTTGCTCGCCCGCACGAGAGAACTGGCCAACCACGGCGTCGGTGAACAGGTAGAAGTCGCTGCCGCCCGCGCCTTGTTGCTGTGGGTCGGCGAGGCTGCCCTGGTTGACCCAGACGAAGCCGCCGTCGTCGCTCACGCCGATGTGGCCGAGCATCAGGCTGCTGCCGCCCAGTTGGTAGGTGAACGCGGCGCTGTAGGTTTTGTTGTCCACCTCGCCAGCATGCTTGGCGTAGCCACCGTTGTTGTTGAACGCGTAGCCGCTTTCGCCATTCTTGCCGTCGCTGGTGCTGTCGAAGTAGCGCAGGTCAGTCTTGAACGATTGGTCATTGCCCAACGGCAACACGTGGACCAGGCCGAAATAGTTCTGTTTGTAGAAGTCCTGCAGGTTGGCGTAGTAGTACTGCAGCGTCAGGTTTTTCGCGATGGCGTTGTCGGACGAGCCGAACGGTTTGTAGTCCACACCACCGAACTTGAAGCTGTCGCTGTCGCGCGTACCGCCAGCCACACTCAGGCCCGTGGAGTTACTGGACGCACGGCCTTCGGCCTTGTTCAGCTCACCGCCGGTGAAGGTCACGTTCGGAATGTCGCTGGAGGTGAGGATGCCGCCGTCAAAGGTCTGTGGCGCAACACGGCTGTCGTTGGAGACCAGAATAGGCAGCACCGGGGCCAAACCACCGCCGACGTGCAACTCGGTCTGGGAAATACGGAATTTCACGTTGCCGGCGGCGCGACCGAAACTGTCGGCCGGTTCGGTGCCGTTGTTCTTGGTCGGGAAGAAGCTGTTGCCGTTCCCTGCCAGCCCTGGGCCTGCGGCGTGGCCGTCGCCACCATCAAGACGCAAGGCGCCGAACGCCATGACGTCGAAACCGACGCCAAGGGTGCCTTGGGTGTAGCCGGATTTGTAGTCAAAGCGCAGCAATGTCGCAGCTTCGCGCAGATCGTTGCTGGTCCCCGAGCGGTTGTCTGCGCTGTAGTACATGGTCCGCGAACTGATGGCGGCGTGGCTGTCTTCAAGAAAGCCACTGTGACCTGTGCCGGTGCCCAGAGAACCGAGCCCGAAGTCATCAGCGCAGGCGTGTTGCGCGAGCAATGCAGCGGTGATGGATAACGCCAGTGTAGAAATTTTCATGTGTGACGGCCCCTAAACATTTTTTTATGTGCGTTGTGTGCAAAACGGCGTTTTCATCCCTACAAACGTGACGATTGTTTCATGAGGACCGGGGCGCACCTCGTGAAGAATTTGTTAGAAAAGTGCCGGTGAAAATGAAATTTCGCCGCCAGCGTTTTTTGTCATATTCACGTCATCTCATTCATTTGCAGAATGAAGTCCAGAGGATTCTTCGTTTGCAACACTGGCTCCAGCTCAACAAAATCCAGCGATAGGCCAAGTTCACGCCCCTAGCCATCAGGAATTTTTCTATGCCAACCACCGCACATGTCAGCCCCGACGACATCCGTAAAGGCTTTTCCAAAGCCATGTCCGACATGTACCGAGATGAAGTTCCGCTGTACGGGGCGCTGATGGCGCTGGTGGCCGAGACCAATACCCGGGTGTTGGCCAGTGATTCTGGGCTTTCCCGGCAGTTGCAGCGCACGGGCGAAATCGAGCGTCTGGACATGGAACGTCACGGCGCCATTCGCCTGGGCACAGCCATGGAACTGGCAACCATCCGCCGCCTCTTTGCCGTGATGGGCATGCAACCGGTGGGCTACTACGACCTGACGCCCGCTGGCGTGCCGGTGCATTCCACGGCCTTTCGCGCCGTGCATGAACGCTCACTGCAAGCCAGCCCGTTCCGTGTATTTACCTCACTGCTGCGCTTGGAACTGATTGAAAACCCTGAGCTGCGCGCCTTTGCCGAAAACGCCCTGGCCCAACGCAACATCTTCACCCCTGGCGCCTTGGCGTTGATTGAGCAAGCGGAACGCGACGGCGGCCTCAACGCCGACGACGCCGAGGCATTTATTCGCCAAGCCCTGGAAACCTTTCGCTGGCACCACACCGCCACCGTCACCGGCGCGCAATACCAGCAACTGAGCGACCAGCATCGCCTGATCGCCGACGTGGTCGCGTTCAAGGGCCCGCACATTAATCACCTGACCCCGCGCACCCTCGACATCGACCAGGTGCAGGCCGCCATGCCCGGCAAAGGCATCACCCCCAAGGCCGTGATCGAAGGGCCGCCGCGTCGCCACTGCCCGATCCTGCTACGCCAGACCAGCTTCAAGGCGCTGGACGAGCCGATCGCCTTCACCGACGCGAAGGGCAGCCACAGCGCGCGCTTCGGCGAAATCGAACAACGCGGCGTCGCGCTGACGCCCAAAGGCCGCGCCCTGTACGACCAGCTGCTGAACGCTGCGCGCGACGAACTGGGCGCCTTCCCGAACGAGGCCAACGCCGCGCGTTACGTGCAGTTGATGGAGCAGCACTTCAAGGCATTCCCCGATAACCACACCCAGATGCGCGAGCAAGGGTTGGCGTACTTTCGCTATTTCGTGACCGAGCAAGGCCTGGCGGCGCGCGGCCAAGCCAATCAACCGGACACACTCCAGGCGCGCATTGCTGCCGGCCATGTGGACGTGGAACCGCTGGTGTATGAGGATTTTCTGCCGGTGAGTGCGGCGGGGATCTTTCAGTCCAATCTTGGGGATGCGGCGCAGAGTCACTATGCGGCGAATTCGAACCAGGCCGAATTCGAGAAAGCACTGGGCTGCCGAACGATTGATGAGCTGAAGCTGTACAGCGAGACGCAACAGCGCTCGATGGATGAATGCATCCAGTCGCTGCAGGCATGAAATGAGAGTGCCCACCCGGCTCACCAGCGCAATCCTTGCGCCGCAACAGTCCCCAGAGCCGGGTGGGCGGTGCGCATGATAGACAGTGAAAAGCGCTCTGTCCCTCAGACAATTCTGAACAAATATGTCCGCGCCCTGTAGGAGCGCGGACTGCAACTACACCAACTGCTGCACAATCTTGTCTTTGACCAAAAGGCGCTTCTTCTTCAGTTTTTCCAGTTCTTCGTCAGCCCCGCCTGATGACTCGAAAGCCAGCACCTCCTTGTCGGCGGCGTCGTATTGCTCGAGCAGCGTGTTCAAACGGTCATCGCCCCTCCTGCGTTCGTGAACGACTTCCTTGGTCAAACCCAGATCCTGATACAGGTCGTGTTTCACTGGCATGGAGTACCTCCGCAAGTTGATCAATGGCCTACGCGTTTGAAGCTAGCCCATTGCGGGGGGTCTTGTCATGTCCTGGGTCATTACATCCCCGTTCGTCGTAATGCGGGCGATGCGATCAAACCTTTGCCACGCCCTGCCCTCCACTGTAGATCGCCACCCGAGGGAGAACGGTTTCATGAATCACGCTGCCACTGCTGTCGACACCCAATGCATCAACACGATTCGCACCCTGGCCATGGATGCCGTGCAGAAGGCCAACTCCGGCCACCCCGGCACGCCGATGGGCCTGGCGCCAGTGGGCTACACGTTGTGGAGCCGCTTCCTGCGTTATCACCCGCAGCATCCCGACTGGCCTAACCGCGACCGTTTTGTGTTGTCAGTGGGGCACGCGTCGATGCTGCTGTATTCGCTGCTGCACCTGGCCGGTGTGGTGGAGATCGATGCTCAAGGCAAGCGCTCCGGCCAGCCGGCAATCAGCCTGGACGATATCAAGCAGTTCCGGCAGATGAGCTCCAAGACCCCGGGCCATCCCGAGTACCGCATGACCACCGGCGTTGAAACCACCACCGGCCCACTTGGCCAGGGTTGCGCCAACAGTGTCGGCATGGCCATGGCCGAGCGTTGGCTGGGCCAGCGTTTCAACCGCGATGGCACCGTGCTGTTCGATTACAGCGTCTACACGCTGTGCGGCGACGGCGACATGATGGAAGGCATCAGCAGCGAAGCGGCCTCGATTGCCGGGCACCTGAAGCTGGACAACCTGTGCTGGATCTACGACAACAACACCATCAGCATCGAGGGCCATACCGAACTGGCGTTCAGTGAAGATGTGATCAAGCGCTTCCAGGCCTACGGCTGGCACACCCTGCACGTCACCGATGCCAACGACTTGCAAGCCTTGAGCAGCGCCCTGGAAACGTTCAAGGCCAACACCGGCGCACCGACCCTCATTGTGGTCGACAGCGTGATCGGCTACGGCTCGCCACACAAACACAACACCGCCGCCGCCCATGGCGAACCGCTGGGTGCCGATGAGATCCGGCTGACCAAGGCGGCCTACGGCTGGCCCGAGGATTCCAGCTTCCTGGTGCCCGACGAGGTCCGCACCGTGCTGCGCGATGCGCTGCTTGAACGCAGCCAGCCGCAGTATGAAGAATGGACCCGCCACTTGTCGCAGCTGGAGCAGTACGAACCGGAACTGGCGGATGAACTGCGCCGCATGCGCGCGGGCGAAATGCCCGAGCACTGGCAGGATGAACTGCCCAGCTTCGACACCGACGCCAAGGGCGTCGCCAGCCGTGCAGCCGGTGGCGAGGTATTGAATGCCTTTGCCCAACAGATTCCGTGGCTGCTTGGCGGCTCTGCAGACTTGTCGCCCTCGACCAAGACCAACCTGACCTTTGATGGCGCCGGGCGTTTCAGTGCCGATGATTACAGCGGGCGCAACCTGCACTTCGGCATCCGTGAGCACGCCATGGGCGCGATTGCCAACGGCATGGCGCTGTCGTACCTGCGCCCCTACACCTCGACCTTCCTGGTGTTCAGCGACTACATGAAACCGCCGATCCGCCTGGCGGCGATCATGGAATTGCCGGTGGTGTTTGTGTTTACCCACGACTCCATTGGCGTTGGCGAAGATGGGCCGACGCACCAGCCCATCGAGCACCTGACACAATTGCGCGCAACGCCAGGGCTGCTGACCCTGCGACCCGGCGACGCCAATGAAACCCTGGAACTGTGGAAGGTCGCGCTGGCGCAGACCCATCGGCCAAGTTGCGTGGTGCTGTCGCGTCAAGCGCTGCCCACCCTGGATCGTACGAAATACGCACCGGCGTCCGGTGCGGCCAAGGGCGCTTATGTCCTGGCGGGCGCGGACAACCCTGAAGTCCTGCTGTTGGCGACGGGCAGTGAAGTCAGCCTGGCGGTTGCGGCTTATGAGCAGTTGAAAAGCGAAGGCATTGCCGCGCAAGTGGTGTCGATGCCCAGCTGGGAACTGTTTGAAGAACAGGACCAGGCGTACCGCGACAGCGTGTTGCCACCGGCGGTGAAAGCCCGGGTCGTCGTGGAACAAGCCGGCCCGCTGGGGTGGGACCGTTACGTCGGGCAGACCGGCGCGAAAGTGGTGATGAGCACCTTTGGCGCCTCGGCGCCGTTGGCCAAGTTGCAGGAAAAGTTTGGGTTTACCACAGAGAATGTGGTGAAGCTGGCGAAGGAACAGCTGGCTAAATCCTGATAAAAAAATGCGCAAGCGGGCTGGCCCGCTTGCGCATTTCGACCTGATGGGCAGTTAAGTCAGTTCTCGTACCAGAAACGGCGCAGTGCGGCTGACCTTGCTTTTGGCCACCTTCTGCGGCGTGCCACTGGCTACCACCTTCCCGCCCTGCGTGCCGGCCCCCGGCCCGATATCAATCACCCAGTCACTCTGCGCCACGACGCGCATCTCGTGCTCTACCACCACCACCGTGTGCCCCGCCTCGACCAGATGATTCAGCTGGCTGAGCAAGCGGTCCACATCACGTGGGTGTAACCCGGTGGTGGGTTCGTCCAAGACATACAGCGTGGCGCCTCGCGCATTGCGTTGCAGCTCGGTCGCCAGCTTGATGCGCTGCGCCTCACCGCCGGACAGCTCGGTGGCCGGCTGGCCCAACCGCAAATACCCCAGGCCAATATCGCGCAACACCTGCAACGAGCGCAGCACCCCAGGCTGCTCGGCAAACACCTCCACCGCCTGCTCCACCGTCAGCCCCAGCACTTGAGCAATGCTCAATCCCTGCCATTTGATCGCCAGGGTCTCAGGGTTGTAACGCGCACCGTGACAAGTCGGGCACGGCGCATACACGCTCGGCATGAACAGCAACTCGACACTCACAAACCCCTCTCCCTCGCAATTGGGGCAGCGGCCCTTGGCGACGTTGAAGGAGAACTGCCCGGCGTCATAGTGGCGCTTCTTCGCCGCCGGTGTGGCGGCGAACAGTTTGCGCACGTTGTCGAACAGCCCGGTGTAGGTCGCAAGGTTGGAGCGTGGCGTTCGGCCGATGGGTTTCTGGTCTACCTGCACCAGGCGCCGGATCGACTCCAGGCCCGCACTGATACGCCCGCCGCTGGTTTGCGGGGTGTCGTCTTCCAGGCTG encodes:
- a CDS encoding VOC family protein, with product MPTTAHVSPDDIRKGFSKAMSDMYRDEVPLYGALMALVAETNTRVLASDSGLSRQLQRTGEIERLDMERHGAIRLGTAMELATIRRLFAVMGMQPVGYYDLTPAGVPVHSTAFRAVHERSLQASPFRVFTSLLRLELIENPELRAFAENALAQRNIFTPGALALIEQAERDGGLNADDAEAFIRQALETFRWHHTATVTGAQYQQLSDQHRLIADVVAFKGPHINHLTPRTLDIDQVQAAMPGKGITPKAVIEGPPRRHCPILLRQTSFKALDEPIAFTDAKGSHSARFGEIEQRGVALTPKGRALYDQLLNAARDELGAFPNEANAARYVQLMEQHFKAFPDNHTQMREQGLAYFRYFVTEQGLAARGQANQPDTLQARIAAGHVDVEPLVYEDFLPVSAAGIFQSNLGDAAQSHYAANSNQAEFEKALGCRTIDELKLYSETQQRSMDECIQSLQA
- the tkt gene encoding transketolase, with amino-acid sequence MNHAATAVDTQCINTIRTLAMDAVQKANSGHPGTPMGLAPVGYTLWSRFLRYHPQHPDWPNRDRFVLSVGHASMLLYSLLHLAGVVEIDAQGKRSGQPAISLDDIKQFRQMSSKTPGHPEYRMTTGVETTTGPLGQGCANSVGMAMAERWLGQRFNRDGTVLFDYSVYTLCGDGDMMEGISSEAASIAGHLKLDNLCWIYDNNTISIEGHTELAFSEDVIKRFQAYGWHTLHVTDANDLQALSSALETFKANTGAPTLIVVDSVIGYGSPHKHNTAAAHGEPLGADEIRLTKAAYGWPEDSSFLVPDEVRTVLRDALLERSQPQYEEWTRHLSQLEQYEPELADELRRMRAGEMPEHWQDELPSFDTDAKGVASRAAGGEVLNAFAQQIPWLLGGSADLSPSTKTNLTFDGAGRFSADDYSGRNLHFGIREHAMGAIANGMALSYLRPYTSTFLVFSDYMKPPIRLAAIMELPVVFVFTHDSIGVGEDGPTHQPIEHLTQLRATPGLLTLRPGDANETLELWKVALAQTHRPSCVVLSRQALPTLDRTKYAPASGAAKGAYVLAGADNPEVLLLATGSEVSLAVAAYEQLKSEGIAAQVVSMPSWELFEEQDQAYRDSVLPPAVKARVVVEQAGPLGWDRYVGQTGAKVVMSTFGASAPLAKLQEKFGFTTENVVKLAKEQLAKS
- a CDS encoding DUF465 domain-containing protein — translated: MPVKHDLYQDLGLTKEVVHERRRGDDRLNTLLEQYDAADKEVLAFESSGGADEELEKLKKKRLLVKDKIVQQLV
- a CDS encoding OprD family outer membrane porin — protein: MKISTLALSITAALLAQHACADDFGLGSLGTGTGHSGFLEDSHAAISSRTMYYSADNRSGTSNDLREAATLLRFDYKSGYTQGTLGVGFDVMAFGALRLDGGDGHAAGPGLAGNGNSFFPTKNNGTEPADSFGRAAGNVKFRISQTELHVGGGLAPVLPILVSNDSRVAPQTFDGGILTSSDIPNVTFTGGELNKAEGRASSNSTGLSVAGGTRDSDSFKFGGVDYKPFGSSDNAIAKNLTLQYYYANLQDFYKQNYFGLVHVLPLGNDQSFKTDLRYFDSTSDGKNGESGYAFNNNGGYAKHAGEVDNKTYSAAFTYQLGGSSLMLGHIGVSDDGGFVWVNQGSLADPQQQGAGGSDFYLFTDAVVGQFSRAGEQVNFGQYSYDFKAYVPGLKASVAYLDGTDIKSKVAGGPDQKENETDFRLDYVVQAGPLKGFGTTFRTGTYHGHNTGTADQDQTRLIFNYTYAIF